In Vespula vulgaris chromosome 7, iyVesVulg1.1, whole genome shotgun sequence, a single window of DNA contains:
- the LOC127065299 gene encoding vacuolar protein sorting-associated protein 37A isoform X2 has translation MISRIFRGENENVAVKRKRQIDTLKIFNDNVAELREDVEYQVQFNAGERRMAIMVSLSPEFPLEKPVLRVSPPINHPWCNEHSEIISAPGLLNFTVHSDLGRVVQAIIREFSKNPPQVIEYVSPGSAKSHRDLQERNSPSYSLQQYADIPPTSYNSYYNTQFPQYSTSGTNPCIYNYNNTNSGSTYVTDNQSKTFGSTSQHSTFISSSRSNTLHNASPSRYTTNQQRTAYLNSHYANTNYHATLPSCAQAKAVQSFVFPELNNLSNEELKKLNEDEDRQDEFLEKHSQLKDVNMAIEDTIDWVEKTAANVAKEPELKQLQANVAEKIRTVAVLKARYDQLIQRYNKLSEIFTPDQIKECLRQAADESHEESEKIAEDFLNGKVDVERFLSTYIECRKLGQARRTKEEKLAHQLNELKRAGY, from the exons ATGATATCGCGAATATTCCGtggagaaaatgaaaatgtcgCTGTTAAGAGAAAACGTCAAATCGACaccttgaaaatttttaacgacaa TGTAGCAGAATTGCGAGAAGATGTGGAATATCAAGTACAATTTAATGCTGGAGAAAGGCGTATGGCTATCATGGTTTCTTTGTCACCAGAATTTCCGCTTGAAAAACCAGTTCTTAGAGTTTCCCCGCCGATAAATCATCCTTGGTGTAATGAACACAGTGAAATCATTAGTGCACCAGGATTACTTAAT TTTACAGTGCATAGTGATCTTGGTCGTGTTGTTCAAGCTATCATTAGAGAATTCAGTAAAAATCCGCCTCAGGTAATAGAATATGTTTCGCCTGGATCTGCCAAATCACATagag ACttacaagaaagaaattcacCATCTTACTCGCTCCAACAGTATGCAGATATTCCACCTACTTCTTACAACTCATATTATAATACACAGTTTCCACAGTATTCAACCTCTGGTACAAATCCTTGCatttataactataataatacaaattctgGCAGTACATATGTCACAGACAACCAGTCAAAAACATTTGGCTCTACATCACAGCATTCAACATTTATTTCATCCTCAAGAAGTAATACACTTCACAATGCCAGCCCTTCTCGATATACAACAAATCAACAAAGAACAGCATACCTTAACTCACATTATGCAAATACTAACTATCATGCAACGTTACCAAGCTGTGCACAAGCAAAAGCTGTGCAAAGTTTTGTATTTCCTGAACTAAATAATTTGTCCAATGAGGAATTGAAAAAACttaatgaagatgaagatagGCAGGatgaatttcttgaaaaacATTCCCAATTAAAGGATGTTAATATGGCTATTGAAGATACTATTGATTGGGTAGAAAAGACAGCAG CCAATGTAGCAAAGGAACCTGAATTAAAACAATTACAAGCTAATGTTGCAGAAAAAATACGAACGGTAGCTGTATTAAAAGCTAGATATGACCAACTAATACAACGATACAATAAATTGTCAGAAATCTTCACACCAGATCAGATAAAAGAATGCCTAAGGCAAGCAGCGGATGAAAGTCacgaagaaagtgaaaaaatcgCGGAAGATTTTCTAAATGGAAAAGTTGACGTAGAGCGATTTCTTAGCACGTATATCGAATGTCGGAAACTAGGACAAGCAAGAAGgactaaagaagaaaaattggcCCATCAATTGAACGAATTGAAACGAGCTGgttattga
- the LOC127065299 gene encoding vacuolar protein sorting-associated protein 37A isoform X1, with protein sequence MISRIFRGENENVAVKRKRQIDTLKIFNDNVAELREDVEYQVQFNAGERRMAIMVSLSPEFPLEKPVLRVSPPINHPWCNEHSEIISAPGLLNFTVHSDLGRVVQAIIREFSKNPPQVIEYVSPGSAKSHRDLQERNSPSYSLQQYADIPPTSYNSYYNTQFPQYSTSGTNPCIYNYNNTNSGSTYVTDNQSKTFGSTSQHSTFISSSRSNTLHNASPSRYTTNQQRTAYLNSHYANTNYHATLPSCAQAKAVQSFVFPELNNLSNEELKKLNEDEDRQDEFLEKHSQLKDVNMAIEDTIDWVEKTAEANVAKEPELKQLQANVAEKIRTVAVLKARYDQLIQRYNKLSEIFTPDQIKECLRQAADESHEESEKIAEDFLNGKVDVERFLSTYIECRKLGQARRTKEEKLAHQLNELKRAGY encoded by the exons ATGATATCGCGAATATTCCGtggagaaaatgaaaatgtcgCTGTTAAGAGAAAACGTCAAATCGACaccttgaaaatttttaacgacaa TGTAGCAGAATTGCGAGAAGATGTGGAATATCAAGTACAATTTAATGCTGGAGAAAGGCGTATGGCTATCATGGTTTCTTTGTCACCAGAATTTCCGCTTGAAAAACCAGTTCTTAGAGTTTCCCCGCCGATAAATCATCCTTGGTGTAATGAACACAGTGAAATCATTAGTGCACCAGGATTACTTAAT TTTACAGTGCATAGTGATCTTGGTCGTGTTGTTCAAGCTATCATTAGAGAATTCAGTAAAAATCCGCCTCAGGTAATAGAATATGTTTCGCCTGGATCTGCCAAATCACATagag ACttacaagaaagaaattcacCATCTTACTCGCTCCAACAGTATGCAGATATTCCACCTACTTCTTACAACTCATATTATAATACACAGTTTCCACAGTATTCAACCTCTGGTACAAATCCTTGCatttataactataataatacaaattctgGCAGTACATATGTCACAGACAACCAGTCAAAAACATTTGGCTCTACATCACAGCATTCAACATTTATTTCATCCTCAAGAAGTAATACACTTCACAATGCCAGCCCTTCTCGATATACAACAAATCAACAAAGAACAGCATACCTTAACTCACATTATGCAAATACTAACTATCATGCAACGTTACCAAGCTGTGCACAAGCAAAAGCTGTGCAAAGTTTTGTATTTCCTGAACTAAATAATTTGTCCAATGAGGAATTGAAAAAACttaatgaagatgaagatagGCAGGatgaatttcttgaaaaacATTCCCAATTAAAGGATGTTAATATGGCTATTGAAGATACTATTGATTGGGTAGAAAAGACAGCAG AAGCCAATGTAGCAAAGGAACCTGAATTAAAACAATTACAAGCTAATGTTGCAGAAAAAATACGAACGGTAGCTGTATTAAAAGCTAGATATGACCAACTAATACAACGATACAATAAATTGTCAGAAATCTTCACACCAGATCAGATAAAAGAATGCCTAAGGCAAGCAGCGGATGAAAGTCacgaagaaagtgaaaaaatcgCGGAAGATTTTCTAAATGGAAAAGTTGACGTAGAGCGATTTCTTAGCACGTATATCGAATGTCGGAAACTAGGACAAGCAAGAAGgactaaagaagaaaaattggcCCATCAATTGAACGAATTGAAACGAGCTGgttattga